From a single Candidatus Defluviilinea gracilis genomic region:
- the radC gene encoding DNA repair protein RadC codes for MDLSEADRPRERLSTLGAQALTNAELIAILLRVGVKGENAVEVGQRLLKKFGGLTGLHRAPFADLKKQHGLGDAKAAQIKAAIELGRRLTLESPEERIAINSPADAAALVSYEMSALEQEHLRVMLLDRRNRVLETVEVYKGSVNSSQVRVGEIFKEAIRKNASCIVIIHNHPSGDPTPSPDDVAVTRAIVQAGKLLDVDVLDHLVIGQGKWVSLKERGLGFV; via the coding sequence ATGGACTTGAGTGAGGCTGATCGCCCACGAGAGAGATTATCCACGCTGGGAGCGCAAGCCCTCACCAATGCCGAATTGATTGCCATCCTCCTGCGCGTGGGCGTGAAGGGAGAGAACGCGGTGGAGGTTGGTCAACGCCTGCTCAAAAAATTCGGGGGACTGACGGGACTCCACCGAGCGCCGTTCGCCGACCTCAAAAAGCAGCACGGACTCGGCGACGCCAAAGCCGCGCAGATCAAAGCGGCGATCGAACTCGGTCGAAGGCTGACGCTCGAATCCCCCGAAGAAAGAATCGCCATCAACTCCCCTGCCGATGCCGCCGCGCTGGTCTCGTACGAAATGTCCGCGTTGGAGCAGGAGCATCTGCGCGTGATGCTGCTCGACAGGAGGAATCGGGTGTTGGAAACCGTCGAGGTGTACAAAGGATCGGTCAACTCTTCGCAAGTGCGAGTCGGCGAGATTTTCAAGGAAGCGATCCGCAAGAACGCCTCCTGCATCGTCATCATCCACAACCACCCGAGCGGAGACCCCACTCCCAGCCCCGACGATGTCGCTGTGACGCGCGCCATCGTGCAAGCAGGCAAATTGCTCGACGTGGATGTGCTAGACCATCTCGTGATCGGTCAAGGCAAGTGGGTGTCGTTGAAAGAGAGAGGATTGGGGTTTGTATAA
- a CDS encoding C39 family peptidase, which produces MTKRNIALSIVGLIVFAILLYQIPAINSRLSWRFEVARTYVRNVLHPVGNVPTAIPQPANTVAPTIAIQPTQTNDPQGASGVVTTIIPPTPTLAPPPAQAFLNSPPYEKQTANNCGPAALSMMLHMFGWNGSQKDISDVIKPVNGDRNVNPEEMAFWVRNYAGWLRIEYRVGGDLETLKRLLAAAYPVIVESTTALNREDSGWADDDLWAAHYLLLTGYDDAAQTFTAQDTYRGPDKTIPYAQLESEWKPFNYVYLIVYLPEQEEAIKTILGSNWDADLNRQRALELAQAATAADASDSFAWFNVGSNLVYFERYDEANAAYDTSRELGLPQRMFRYQFGPFLANFHANRNNDLLALTEYALQRTEMSEETWLWRGWALYRDGDLNGAIKAWRKALSVRPGYEDALYALNFVGSTP; this is translated from the coding sequence ATGACAAAAAGAAATATCGCATTGAGCATAGTGGGGTTGATTGTGTTCGCCATTCTGCTCTATCAAATCCCCGCGATCAACAGCCGTTTATCGTGGCGGTTTGAAGTGGCGCGAACGTATGTGAGAAATGTTCTTCACCCGGTGGGCAATGTGCCGACGGCAATTCCACAGCCGGCGAACACTGTTGCGCCGACGATTGCGATTCAACCAACGCAGACGAATGACCCACAGGGCGCAAGCGGAGTCGTCACTACGATCATTCCTCCGACGCCCACGCTTGCGCCGCCTCCCGCTCAGGCATTCCTCAATTCCCCTCCGTATGAAAAACAGACCGCGAACAACTGCGGTCCCGCCGCGCTTTCGATGATGTTACACATGTTCGGCTGGAACGGTTCGCAAAAAGATATTTCGGATGTGATCAAACCCGTCAATGGCGACCGTAACGTCAACCCCGAAGAGATGGCGTTCTGGGTGCGTAATTATGCGGGCTGGCTCCGCATCGAATACCGCGTGGGCGGCGACCTCGAAACGCTCAAACGACTGCTCGCCGCGGCGTATCCAGTCATCGTTGAATCCACCACCGCGCTCAACCGCGAAGACTCGGGCTGGGCAGACGACGATCTCTGGGCGGCGCATTATCTATTGCTCACCGGCTACGACGACGCCGCGCAAACCTTCACCGCGCAGGATACCTATCGCGGACCCGACAAAACAATTCCCTACGCCCAACTCGAATCGGAATGGAAGCCGTTCAATTATGTATACCTGATCGTCTACCTGCCGGAACAGGAAGAGGCGATCAAGACGATCCTCGGTTCCAACTGGGACGCGGACCTGAATCGCCAGCGGGCGCTGGAACTCGCCCAAGCCGCCACAGCCGCGGATGCCTCCGACTCGTTCGCCTGGTTCAACGTGGGGAGCAACCTCGTCTACTTCGAACGCTACGATGAAGCCAACGCCGCGTACGACACCTCGCGCGAACTCGGTCTGCCCCAGCGGATGTTCCGCTATCAATTCGGTCCGTTCCTTGCCAACTTCCACGCGAATCGAAACAACGATCTGCTCGCGCTCACGGAGTACGCGCTCCAACGCACCGAAATGTCCGAAGAGACCTGGCTCTGGCGCGGCTGGGCGCTCTATCGCGATGGCGATCTCAACGGCGCGATCAAAGCATGGCGCAAAGCGTTATCGGTTCGCCCCGGGTACGAAGACGCGTTGTACGCGTTGAATTTCGTCGGATCGACGCCGTAA
- a CDS encoding AEC family transporter, whose translation MSLSLLASTFANNLLPILLLSGAGFTLGKIFPIDSRSLGRVIFYIFAPMLVFELLVQNEIDITEAVKVVSFTAVYIFIMLGITLGFSLAFKLDRPTLAAVMIATVFGNTGNYGLPLVSFAFGGDALKYAGLFFVTTAILHNTGGVLIASLGHMNFKQAFLGMFKVPVVYSLVFAVLFRALHVEIPMALARTIELAAGGSIPMMIVLLGVELSRVQWTEKLRGVSLSVSLRLLAGPLVGFFLSLLFGLSGAAQQAAVIQSSMPAAVNTTILATEYKLDSSLVTAIVYLGTVLSPLTLTPLIVLLGR comes from the coding sequence ATGTCGCTTTCCCTTCTTGCCTCCACATTTGCCAACAACCTCCTGCCGATCCTGCTCCTGAGCGGGGCTGGGTTTACCCTCGGTAAAATATTCCCCATCGACTCGCGCTCGCTTGGGCGGGTGATCTTCTATATTTTTGCGCCGATGCTCGTCTTTGAACTGCTTGTGCAAAACGAGATCGACATCACCGAAGCCGTGAAGGTGGTGTCTTTCACAGCCGTGTACATCTTCATCATGCTGGGAATCACGCTGGGGTTTAGCCTCGCCTTTAAACTCGACCGCCCGACCCTGGCGGCGGTGATGATCGCCACGGTCTTTGGCAACACGGGCAACTACGGGCTTCCGCTTGTATCGTTTGCGTTTGGCGGCGACGCGCTAAAATACGCCGGCCTATTCTTTGTGACCACGGCAATTTTGCACAACACCGGCGGCGTGTTGATCGCCTCGCTTGGGCACATGAACTTCAAGCAAGCCTTTCTTGGCATGTTCAAAGTGCCGGTGGTGTATAGCCTGGTGTTCGCTGTGCTGTTCCGGGCGTTGCATGTTGAAATACCCATGGCGCTCGCGCGCACCATCGAGCTTGCCGCGGGCGGGAGCATTCCGATGATGATCGTCCTGCTTGGCGTGGAACTCTCGCGCGTGCAGTGGACGGAGAAATTGCGCGGCGTGAGTTTGAGCGTTTCCCTGCGCCTATTGGCAGGACCCCTCGTCGGATTTTTTCTCAGCCTCCTCTTTGGGTTAAGCGGCGCGGCGCAACAGGCGGCGGTAATTCAATCGTCGATGCCGGCGGCGGTGAATACCACGATCCTTGCCACCGAATATAAACTCGATTCATCGCTGGTGACTGCCATTGTGTACCTCGGCACAGTGCTTAGCCCGCTAACGTTGACTCCGCTGATCGTGCTGTTGGGGAGATGA
- a CDS encoding NAD-dependent epimerase/dehydratase family protein: protein MTEQKALVTGACGEIGQALVQALARRGGYHITTSDLAPLPESIKNISAEHVQGDLVYKIKTFYDYDFDVIFHLAASLSSKAEVASEEAHRINVEGTMQLLMLAAYRSEKHRKSVKFLFPSSIAAYGMGTLAVKNSAGRVKENEYNAPQTMYGCNKLYCEKLGIYYSKFFGQKHLDENPPHFLDFRSIRFPGLISAFTLPSGGTSDYGPEMLHAAAQGKPYACFAREDAKISFMAMPDAIRSLLMLMDAPREKLSHQVYNIAAFALTAGEFRDRALKAFPGAEITFEPNPRRQGIVDSWPEDVDDSLARAEWGWQPEYDADRFFDDYFLPEIRKRYNA from the coding sequence ATGACTGAACAGAAGGCGCTGGTGACGGGCGCGTGCGGAGAAATTGGTCAGGCTCTGGTGCAGGCATTGGCGCGGCGCGGCGGGTATCACATCACAACGTCGGACCTGGCGCCGTTGCCCGAGAGCATCAAGAATATTTCTGCGGAGCATGTGCAGGGGGACCTGGTGTACAAGATCAAAACATTTTACGATTACGATTTCGATGTGATCTTTCATCTTGCGGCGTCGCTGTCTTCCAAAGCCGAGGTGGCAAGCGAGGAGGCGCATCGCATCAACGTGGAGGGCACCATGCAGTTGCTCATGCTCGCCGCGTATCGTTCGGAGAAGCATCGCAAGTCGGTGAAGTTTTTGTTCCCGAGCTCGATCGCGGCCTACGGGATGGGGACTCTTGCGGTGAAGAACTCGGCGGGGCGCGTGAAGGAAAACGAATATAACGCGCCGCAGACCATGTATGGATGCAATAAGTTGTATTGTGAAAAACTGGGAATTTATTACAGCAAGTTTTTCGGTCAAAAACATTTGGATGAAAACCCGCCTCACTTCCTGGACTTTCGGTCGATTCGGTTCCCCGGCTTGATCTCAGCCTTTACCCTGCCGAGCGGCGGCACCAGCGACTACGGACCGGAAATGCTCCACGCCGCGGCGCAGGGGAAGCCCTATGCCTGTTTCGCGCGCGAAGACGCGAAAATTTCGTTCATGGCAATGCCCGACGCGATCCGCTCGCTGTTGATGTTGATGGACGCGCCGCGCGAGAAGTTGAGCCATCAGGTATATAACATTGCGGCATTCGCGCTTACCGCCGGCGAGTTCCGCGACCGCGCGTTGAAAGCCTTTCCCGGCGCGGAGATTACGTTCGAGCCGAACCCGCGCCGGCAGGGCATCGTCGACTCGTGGCCCGAAGATGTGGACGATTCACTGGCGCGCGCCGAGTGGGGCTGGCAACCGGAATACGATGCGGATCGATTCTTCGACGATTATTTTTTGCCGGAAATCCGAAAGCGATATAACGCTTAG
- a CDS encoding type II toxin-antitoxin system HicA family toxin, whose protein sequence is MFVDNKHRKTLEAIFEKPERANIAWRDVESLFTALGAEITEGNGSRVRVALKGVRAVFHRPHPRKETNKGAVKSVRRFLETAGVKP, encoded by the coding sequence ATATTCGTGGACAACAAACACCGCAAAACTCTCGAAGCAATATTTGAAAAGCCGGAACGAGCCAATATTGCGTGGAGAGATGTGGAATCCTTGTTCACCGCATTGGGCGCTGAGATTACAGAAGGAAATGGCTCACGAGTGCGGGTTGCGTTGAAAGGAGTTCGGGCTGTGTTTCACCGCCCCCACCCGAGGAAAGAGACAAATAAAGGAGCCGTCAAGTCTGTTCGCAGGTTTCTTGAGACGGCAGGAGTAAAACCATGA
- a CDS encoding site-specific DNA-methyltransferase, with protein MSRNKLNNLTNKEWLKFQKSWFIHNPPPRKKGVLVHPAKYPETMAQEFIEFFTKEGETVLDPMAGTGSTLVAALRAGRNSYGIELNPKYAKIAAKIIEEERKVLGEEVEGLTSKVINGDAASITNYQLPSIDYVLTSPPYWDMLKARGAETQKKRRDSAELDVHYSDDPHDLGNIEDYEKFLEGLVEIYKRLKPLLREKAYLTIIVKNVKKGGKIYPLAWDIARELGKTYTLKDEKIWLQDNQSLAPFGMGSAWVSNTFHHYCLQFRNERGNP; from the coding sequence ATGTCGCGCAACAAATTGAATAACCTGACCAACAAGGAATGGTTGAAGTTCCAGAAGTCGTGGTTCATCCATAATCCTCCGCCGCGCAAGAAGGGCGTGTTGGTTCATCCCGCCAAATACCCAGAGACGATGGCGCAGGAGTTCATCGAGTTCTTCACCAAGGAAGGCGAGACCGTCCTCGACCCCATGGCAGGGACAGGTTCGACTCTCGTCGCGGCATTGCGCGCAGGGCGGAATAGTTACGGCATCGAGTTGAATCCCAAATACGCAAAGATCGCGGCGAAGATCATTGAGGAGGAAAGAAAAGTGTTGGGCGAAGAGGTCGAAGGTCTAACGTCGAAAGTCATCAATGGAGATGCCGCCTCAATTACCAATTACCAATTACCAAGTATTGATTACGTCCTCACCTCCCCTCCCTATTGGGATATGTTGAAAGCAAGAGGCGCAGAGACTCAAAAGAAACGCCGCGACTCCGCCGAGTTGGACGTCCACTATTCGGATGACCCGCATGACTTGGGAAATATTGAGGATTATGAAAAATTCTTGGAGGGGTTGGTTGAGATTTACAAACGACTGAAGCCGTTACTACGCGAGAAGGCGTATCTCACGATCATCGTCAAGAACGTGAAGAAGGGCGGGAAGATCTATCCGCTGGCGTGGGATATTGCGAGGGAACTGGGGAAGACGTACACACTAAAAGACGAAAAAATCTGGTTGCAGGATAACCAATCCCTCGCGCCGTTCGGGATGGGTTCCGCGTGGGTGAGTAATACGTTCCATCATTATTGTTTGCAATTTAGGAACGAGCGCGGAAACCCATGA
- a CDS encoding HEAT repeat domain-containing protein, which translates to MNPNPNPFQLVLDALLNEKKEFSPKFLHHFSDMGALELKTLGDIWSRVSVKRKLNVLEQLEALAEENTLVSFDDFAKSILNDADASVRGRALRLLRESDDTRLIPQYIDLLKSDADAQTRAEAAANLGMFVALGELEEIPPAIKQQVEDELLSAANGNDDGRVRRRALEALGFSSRPEVMALIESSFKREDPAWQTSALFAMGRSADNRWNEDVIASLANVNRNVRESAVEAAGQLGIKETLPILLKLVEEEEDDDVTGAIIWSLSQIGGEDARAFIENLLDQTDDENEDQIEFLEEALENLAFTDELDKFDLFNIEPDLEFDGEEEDEEEDS; encoded by the coding sequence ATGAACCCAAACCCGAATCCCTTCCAACTTGTGCTCGACGCCCTGCTCAACGAGAAAAAGGAATTTTCTCCCAAGTTCCTGCACCATTTTTCCGACATGGGCGCGCTTGAACTCAAAACCCTTGGCGACATTTGGTCGCGCGTCAGCGTCAAACGCAAATTAAACGTGCTTGAACAACTTGAAGCGCTTGCCGAAGAGAATACGCTCGTCTCATTCGACGATTTTGCAAAATCGATTCTCAACGATGCGGATGCTTCCGTGCGCGGGCGCGCTCTGCGCCTCCTGCGCGAATCGGACGATACCCGCCTGATCCCGCAGTACATCGACCTGCTCAAATCGGATGCGGACGCGCAAACACGCGCCGAAGCCGCCGCCAACCTCGGCATGTTCGTTGCCCTTGGCGAACTCGAAGAAATCCCTCCCGCGATCAAGCAACAAGTGGAAGATGAACTGCTCTCCGCCGCGAATGGAAATGACGATGGGCGGGTCCGCCGGCGCGCGCTCGAAGCGCTGGGATTTTCCTCCCGCCCCGAGGTGATGGCATTGATCGAGTCATCGTTCAAGCGCGAAGACCCCGCCTGGCAGACCTCCGCGCTGTTTGCGATGGGGCGCTCCGCCGACAACCGTTGGAACGAGGATGTGATCGCCTCGCTCGCCAACGTGAACCGCAATGTGCGCGAAAGCGCGGTCGAAGCGGCGGGCCAACTGGGCATCAAAGAAACCCTCCCGATTTTATTGAAGTTGGTCGAAGAGGAAGAAGACGACGATGTGACCGGCGCGATCATCTGGTCGCTTTCGCAGATCGGCGGCGAGGATGCGCGCGCCTTCATCGAAAACCTGCTCGACCAGACCGACGATGAAAATGAAGACCAGATCGAATTCCTCGAAGAGGCGCTCGAAAACCTCGCCTTCACCGATGAGTTGGACAAGTTCGACCTCTTCAACATTGAACCCGACCTGGAGTTCGATGGCGAAGAGGAGGATGAGGAAGAAGATTCCTAA
- a CDS encoding LysM peptidoglycan-binding domain-containing protein — protein sequence MNRRTILIICFYLLSILVVGIAFSSTQASAAPRGQGFVTATPGADGRILYTVVDGDNCGQVALLHGITVAQLRLLNTRLDQDCNLTVGQQLVVGVISIEPTAGPAPTLPSPTPTSTPIDGTTIVCVLLFNDANGDALRQETEFGIDGGAVSLTNINGSYAETKDTVSTFDPDTLEPDRSCFEDVPQGDYNVSMAVPDSYNPTMVMSYNFTVRAGDRASVDFGAQPKTVTVSEPTEGGGRSSILGIFGILLLLAGAGLGYYSWRAGQPQSKLKGSPLDKR from the coding sequence ATGAACCGCAGAACCATACTCATTATTTGCTTTTATTTGCTGTCGATTCTTGTTGTGGGCATTGCCTTCTCTTCGACGCAAGCCTCCGCCGCGCCGCGCGGGCAGGGATTTGTGACTGCCACGCCGGGAGCGGATGGTCGCATCCTATACACAGTGGTGGACGGGGATAACTGCGGGCAGGTGGCGCTCTTGCATGGGATCACCGTCGCGCAACTACGTTTATTAAACACGCGCCTCGATCAGGATTGCAATCTAACAGTAGGTCAACAACTTGTTGTCGGCGTAATCTCTATTGAGCCTACCGCCGGCCCCGCGCCCACACTTCCGTCGCCGACACCCACCTCCACGCCGATCGATGGGACAACGATCGTGTGCGTCCTGCTCTTCAACGATGCCAACGGAGACGCGTTGCGGCAGGAAACGGAATTCGGCATCGATGGCGGCGCGGTCAGTCTGACGAACATCAACGGCTCGTATGCCGAGACCAAGGATACTGTTTCCACCTTCGACCCAGACACGCTGGAACCGGATCGTTCGTGCTTCGAAGATGTGCCGCAGGGAGATTACAACGTCAGCATGGCGGTGCCCGATAGTTACAACCCGACCATGGTGATGAGCTATAACTTCACCGTGAGGGCAGGCGACCGGGCATCTGTTGATTTTGGGGCGCAACCCAAAACGGTGACAGTCAGCGAACCGACCGAAGGCGGCGGCAGATCGTCTATTCTGGGTATCTTCGGTATTTTGCTGTTGCTCGCCGGCGCCGGGCTTGGATATTATTCCTGGCGCGCCGGTCAACCCCAAAGCAAATTGAAGGGAAGCCCGCTGGATAAAAGGTAA
- a CDS encoding site-2 protease family protein, with protein sequence MNETILTPIVFILAFSGMVIIHEFGHYIVARWCNIEVEEFGLGLPTPGAITLFTWRGTRFTLNWLPLGGFVRPKGENDPNVAGGLAAATPWKRFAVLVAGPLMNLLTAVLIYSFIFYRVGAPDTTRVLVSSVVDGSPAQTAGFQSGDIFISGNGQPIRSYDELRMIVDAGQDQPVTFLVNRNGEELELIAQPQFDKTQNRVMIGVGLGVPFVRSDSPLETLSLGARYTYFNIRNLISLPAQMIRGTLTPEQSRVIGLKGIYDIIGQTVSHDMEATANTNVGNAAPTDPADQPVRTLELIAGLSISLGIFNLFPFPALDGGRIIFLLPELIFRRRVPPNVENLVHGLGMTVLLLFMIYVNVMDFVNPIGIVVP encoded by the coding sequence ATGAACGAAACCATTCTCACACCCATTGTCTTTATCCTTGCCTTTAGCGGCATGGTCATCATCCACGAATTCGGGCACTACATCGTTGCGCGTTGGTGCAATATCGAAGTGGAAGAATTCGGGTTAGGCTTGCCCACCCCGGGCGCGATCACCCTCTTCACCTGGCGGGGAACGCGCTTCACGCTGAACTGGCTCCCACTCGGAGGCTTCGTCAGACCCAAAGGCGAGAACGACCCGAACGTGGCGGGCGGGCTGGCGGCCGCAACACCGTGGAAGCGCTTCGCCGTGCTCGTCGCCGGCCCGTTGATGAACCTGCTTACGGCTGTGCTCATCTACAGTTTTATTTTCTACCGCGTCGGCGCCCCCGATACCACCCGCGTGCTCGTGTCATCGGTGGTCGATGGAAGCCCAGCCCAGACGGCGGGGTTTCAATCCGGCGATATTTTCATCAGCGGGAACGGGCAACCCATCCGCAGTTACGACGAACTCCGCATGATCGTGGATGCGGGCCAAGACCAACCTGTGACCTTCCTCGTGAACCGCAACGGAGAGGAACTGGAGTTGATCGCCCAGCCGCAATTCGACAAGACGCAAAACCGCGTCATGATCGGAGTGGGGCTGGGTGTGCCCTTCGTTCGGTCTGATTCGCCCCTTGAAACTCTCAGCCTCGGCGCGAGGTACACCTACTTCAACATCCGTAATTTGATCTCGCTCCCCGCGCAAATGATTCGCGGCACCCTCACCCCGGAGCAAAGCCGCGTGATTGGATTGAAAGGCATCTACGACATCATCGGGCAAACCGTGAGTCACGATATGGAAGCGACAGCCAACACAAATGTTGGTAACGCCGCCCCAACCGATCCCGCCGACCAACCGGTACGCACACTTGAACTCATTGCCGGGCTTTCGATCAGCCTCGGCATCTTCAACCTGTTCCCGTTCCCCGCGCTGGATGGTGGACGCATCATCTTCCTCCTGCCAGAGTTGATCTTCCGACGCCGCGTGCCCCCCAACGTGGAAAACCTCGTGCACGGACTCGGCATGACCGTGCTCCTGTTGTTCATGATCTACGTCAACGTAATGGACTTTGTTAACCCGATCGGCATTGTGGTGCCATAA
- a CDS encoding type II toxin-antitoxin system HicB family antitoxin, with translation MMEYKGYVGKVEIDDDAGILHGEVINVRDVITFEGESVDEVQKAFRDSVDDYLDFCAKRNETPEKPFSGKFVLRLPAELHRKAYIQAKLEDKSLNGWVTDVLETALENE, from the coding sequence ATGATGGAATATAAAGGATATGTCGGCAAAGTTGAAATTGACGATGATGCGGGCATTTTGCACGGCGAAGTGATCAATGTCCGTGATGTGATTACGTTCGAAGGCGAAAGCGTTGACGAGGTTCAAAAGGCATTTCGAGATTCGGTGGATGATTATCTCGACTTTTGCGCCAAACGCAATGAAACACCTGAGAAACCGTTCTCGGGCAAGTTCGTCCTTCGCCTCCCCGCTGAATTACATCGCAAAGCCTACATTCAGGCAAAATTGGAGGATAAAAGCTTGAACGGTTGGGTTACAGATGTTTTGGAAACCGCGCTTGAAAACGAGTAA
- a CDS encoding PDZ domain-containing protein has product MKLKRIGLGLLVLSMLSCNFVTRMIIPATATPIPASTPIATLTPTPSPLVPSYIPPECQASAPFATISPDLALAQPTVTFEPNPEVSKDLQVDVFDELTKKVDAVYVYPDFNGKDWAEIKARYRAKIEAGLDTESFYLEMQAMINELGDEHSFYLSPLEVEASEAELRGENDYVGVGIFSLPDPERQIISIISTFPDSPAEHAGIKPHDKVIAVDGVPLQFDVDATRQIRGPKCSAVTLTVQTPGESPRDIMLVRASIQGNLNIVSQLVPTADGSKIGYIFIPTFFDETIPPQMIDALEAFGPLDGLILDVRLNGGGSSSVVDPIFELFVDGVLGKFVSRNDSRTLQVKADPINNSQTVPIIVIVSEDTVSYGEIFAGVLKDLGRAKVVGQTSLGNVEVLHGYDFDDNSQVWIASETFYSATSETNFELSGIIPDVEAFAEWDSITFETDPSIKAAVELLGH; this is encoded by the coding sequence ATGAAACTAAAACGCATTGGTTTGGGTTTGTTGGTTTTATCCATGCTTTCATGCAATTTCGTCACGCGGATGATTATCCCCGCGACCGCTACGCCGATCCCAGCCTCGACGCCGATCGCAACCCTCACGCCAACTCCCTCTCCGTTGGTCCCATCGTACATTCCGCCAGAGTGTCAGGCCTCCGCGCCGTTCGCCACGATCTCGCCGGACCTTGCGCTGGCTCAGCCCACCGTCACCTTTGAGCCGAACCCCGAAGTTTCCAAAGACCTGCAAGTGGATGTGTTCGACGAACTCACCAAAAAAGTGGATGCGGTGTACGTGTACCCCGATTTCAACGGCAAAGATTGGGCAGAGATCAAAGCGCGTTACCGCGCCAAGATCGAAGCGGGGTTGGATACCGAATCGTTCTACCTGGAAATGCAGGCGATGATCAACGAACTGGGCGACGAGCATTCGTTTTATCTTTCGCCTCTCGAGGTGGAAGCCTCCGAAGCGGAGTTGCGCGGCGAGAACGATTATGTGGGCGTGGGTATTTTCTCCCTGCCCGATCCCGAGCGGCAGATCATCTCGATCATTTCCACCTTCCCCGACTCGCCCGCCGAACATGCGGGAATTAAACCGCACGATAAAGTGATTGCCGTGGATGGAGTCCCTCTGCAATTCGATGTCGACGCCACGCGCCAAATTCGCGGACCGAAATGTTCGGCGGTGACGCTCACGGTGCAAACGCCGGGCGAGTCGCCGCGCGACATCATGTTGGTCCGCGCCTCCATTCAGGGAAACCTGAACATCGTTTCACAACTTGTGCCAACCGCCGACGGTTCGAAGATCGGCTATATTTTCATCCCCACCTTTTTCGATGAAACGATTCCCCCGCAGATGATCGACGCGCTGGAAGCATTCGGTCCGCTGGATGGGCTGATCCTCGACGTGCGCTTGAACGGCGGCGGGAGCAGTTCGGTGGTGGACCCGATCTTTGAACTGTTCGTAGACGGCGTGCTGGGGAAATTCGTCAGCCGCAACGATTCGCGCACGCTTCAGGTCAAAGCGGACCCCATCAACAACTCGCAGACCGTGCCGATCATCGTCATCGTAAGCGAGGATACCGTCAGCTATGGCGAGATCTTCGCCGGGGTGTTGAAAGACCTCGGTCGCGCAAAAGTGGTCGGGCAGACCAGCCTCGGCAATGTGGAAGTGTTGCACGGCTATGACTTCGACGACAACTCACAGGTGTGGATCGCCTCTGAAACTTTTTACTCCGCCACCTCCGAAACCAATTTCGAACTATCGGGGATCATCCCCGATGTGGAAGCCTTCGCCGAATGGGATTCGATCACCTTCGAGACCGATCCTTCCATCAAAGCGGCAGTTGAGTTATTGGGACATTGA
- a CDS encoding histidine triad nucleotide-binding protein, with protein MTDSACLFCKIISGEIPGTVVYRDEQTTAFRDINPVAPTHILIVPNRHIESVAALEKADESLMGHLVTVARSLAEQERIDTTGYRLITNHGADGGQTVFHLHLHLIGGQRMKHPMG; from the coding sequence ATGACCGATAGCGCCTGTCTTTTCTGTAAGATCATTTCAGGTGAAATCCCCGGAACCGTCGTGTACCGCGATGAGCAAACCACCGCTTTCCGCGACATCAACCCGGTCGCGCCGACGCACATTCTGATCGTGCCGAACCGTCACATCGAGTCGGTTGCCGCGCTCGAGAAAGCGGATGAGTCGTTGATGGGGCATCTCGTCACGGTTGCGCGGTCCCTTGCAGAACAAGAGCGCATCGATACCACGGGCTACCGACTGATCACAAATCACGGCGCGGATGGCGGGCAAACCGTGTTCCATTTGCACCTCCATTTGATCGGCGGGCAGAGGATGAAGCACCCGATGGGGTGA
- a CDS encoding acylphosphatase yields the protein MTDFVRAHIFVKGRVQGVGFRAHVEYHARQIGGLTGWVRNVGYNTVEAIAEGKRENVERLIEMMKQGPSMSRVDESTVEWEDVTGEFREFGVRRSG from the coding sequence ATGACAGATTTTGTCCGCGCACACATCTTCGTAAAAGGACGCGTGCAGGGCGTGGGCTTCCGCGCCCACGTGGAATATCACGCGCGCCAAATTGGAGGGCTAACAGGCTGGGTTCGTAACGTTGGCTACAACACCGTTGAAGCAATCGCAGAGGGCAAGCGCGAAAACGTGGAACGCCTCATCGAGATGATGAAGCAAGGTCCCAGCATGTCGCGGGTGGATGAGTCAACGGTGGAGTGGGAGGATGTGACAGGAGAGTTTCGGGAGTTTGGGGTGAGGAGGAGTGGGTGA